The DNA sequence GGTCTATTTGTTCATTTGAAGACCCTCGAGAAACCattggaggtcgttccccaCCTCAAAATGAACTTTGAAATCCTaggtacattcttaagaaaatttaatacatccttaacaaaatttgatacatctaaTCATCGGGCAACTAGGACCCCTATTTCctttcccatggtccatttgtTCATTCAAGGACCCTTGGAAAGTAATTGAAGGTCATTCCCTACCTTGAaatagactttggaaccctaggtacatccttaagaaaatttagtACTTCCCAAGGGTTTCTAAAGAAACAAATGGACCATGAGAAGGAAGATAGGGATCTTGGTAGCTTGAGGATTGGATGTACCTAAGATTCTAAAGTCCATTTCGGGGTGGGgaatgaccttcaatcactTCCTGAGGATCTCCAAAGGAACAAATGGACCATGAGAAGGGAGATAGGGGTTTCGTTTGTTTGATGATTAGATGTACcaatttttcttaaggatgtacctagggtttcaAAGTTAGTTCTGGGGTGGGGAATAACCTCTAATCTCTTCTTGAGGGTCCCCAAACGAATATATGGATCATGAGAAGGGGTCTCGGTTCCCTTAGGAATGGATGTATCAATTTTTGTTAAGAATGTacttagggttccaaagttcattCCAGGGTGGGGGAAGACCTTCAATTAGTTATCAAGGTcctaaaatgaacaaataaaccATGATAAGGGAGATAGGGGTCCCGATTTCCATAGGAATTGATGTACCTATTTCTTagtaaattaatataaaaggttagatacaatttttttttaattttttttttatgaaaaatatattttcttttatttaaaaaattaaagattttaaccaaacaaaaagttaGATCCATGATGaagttaaaactaaaaaaataaagaaagaaaaataaaagcacCATCATTtactaaattttgatataataaatttaaagtaaaaataaaaataataaaattagtaaaatagtattacaaagatatttttacttttacatgtgatagaatttataaaataaataaatcttttatttaatgataatataaaaaatataatatcataaacctataaataataaaatataaatttaaaatttaaaacttaatttatcaaatgtattattataattaatatttgaaatcatcaagtatattatttgtgggataatatttttatttttttcattatatatttgtgtttttatttaaattgatatattacctatttattttatattatcattttaatttaatatgtccaaaaataattaaaattaaagaaattttatgagAGAATACATGaacatattaaaagaaatgtcaaatgaaaaagataaaaataataataagaaatatgataaggaaaagagggttttgactcactaatatgaaaatatatgaaaaaagaatcccaaaatttttaaatcggTAATATcttcatttgtttaaaaataatttgaaatatatgtaCTTGTTAATGAATCATCTAATTATTccttaaaataatcattttactTGTGATGTCATCAACATTAATTCACAAGACTCTTCCACGTGAATGTGTCCCTAagttgattattattattattattatttgagattttttttccttctagaaATTAAACAAACACCTCttagaaagtgaaaaaaaatctaaataataaaataataataataatatatttaaaagcaAGGAAAATATTTATGTAAAGAAGTCCAATCTAGGGAATAATTAGATGACACAttaaaaatgtatgtattttaaattatttttaaatagatgaatataatagtaatttaaaaaattttaagattccttttttcatatatttttttttagtagtgaatcaaaactcactttttctaatataataatatgTGGTAATGAATATGATGGTAAGTgatggaaaaaaggaaaatagaaaaaagaaaaaaagtaggaAGGTGGTAACAGGTGAGAATGTGTGATAGGGTTGATATGagggaaatagaaaaaaaaaagaaaaaaagtggtAAGTGAATTTGTCAACAACTTTTGAAGTGGTAGATATACTTTGTCCTCaactaataaaatatatgaagagGTAATAGTTTTTCTCACTTTACATTAAAATTGAAGAGGTAGAGATAtactttgtttccttttgtggGCCGTGATCCTCAAAGCTGGTAGGGCCACAAAAATTCTTCTTTTCAGTATATACTTCGTTAAGATCATGAATTCTGGAGCTTATAACCTATAACTAAAGCTTTGAAGGTTAGTGAATCGGAAAGAggaaatcaatttttcattgtTGAGTTTTGTGTATATTTTTtgggagaaagaagaaaatagtaCTCCTTAGGGTCTTACCATTATCATACACAATCCTCAGAACTTCATTATATCACTCCAAAAATTCACTCTTCATATTATGACCAAGACATTCACCATACtggaaagagaaattagaaggACCTGATAAACTATAAGGTGGAGGGATGAAGAATCTAAGAAGTCATATGGATGTAAGCCAATTTCAGCTGATCAAGTTGAGATATTCAGATGTTAAAGGTCTAAAGACATGGGCGGCCTCAGTCTCAATCAACTCTATCTGGCCTTTCAAGAGGTGCAAGTACACCACCCAGTCACCATCTCTGGCCGGACTTGGCATTGGCATCACGTATCCAGCTTCCCCATCCCATGGAAAATGGTATGACCCCAGAGCCGGCCTACCCCACCCGAAATCCACCTTTGACACTGCGAATCTCTGCCCTGATGATACCACAAATGCCGGTCCATCGCTGCTGCCACTGCAGTATATCTTTGCTAAAGCAGGCTCTGGACGGTGAGCCTCAACCCAGTCGATGAGGCCCAAGAAATGCTCCTTTGTCACTGCCCCTTCCAGGTACTCGTGAACGGCATCTGCCACCCAACTCAAGGGTTTCTCTTTCAGTTCATCTATCATCTTCTCACCAAAGGGGATTGACAGCACATTTCCAAAGTAAGAGGCCATCACTGCTGATTTATCCTCGTCTCCACTGCTTAACCGCCTTCTTCCGTCCACCACGATGCCCATCTTGCATGtctttttattatcattttccatGACAGCACTTGCCGCGACCATCTTCCACAAAAATGCACTGAAAGACTCTAGTTTAGTTCTCTTGTAGGAGCTGCCCTTGCTGGTACTGGCTAGTGTTTGGAGTAGACTGAGCTGTTCGGCCGTGACATAGTATATGCGGTTTATGAAAGGATCAGCACCGCCCGGCTGCGGAGCTCTGGGAGGAGGTAAGGCTGATATAAGGACGTACATTTCATCCAGGGAGGGATCGTAGGAGCCTGGACGTCTAATGTTGAGGAGAGAGCGCCGGAAAGATGGAACCACGGATAATGGCTTGCACAAGGCCATCTCAGCCCATGAAACTAGGAACATATTAGCAGAATATGCGTCAGCTATCCGATGATCGAATGTACAGCCCACCACGAGTCCACCACATTTGAGCTCAGTCACCtgtcattttccttcatttgtTTTATCACATAGAGTAATAATGCCCCGATAATCATGGTTCAAATTTGCGGTATCGGTCATTGACTTGGAGGGTCATGAGGCATATCGGTTCGGCATCGGGCGAtacataaaataagataattaaaattttcaaaaaattataaaaaatattatataaattaaaaaataaaatagatataattaaataagctgaaaattttaatataacaattttattttttacatttagcTCAAAGTTATTtgtgataatattaaaaattgaggaTTTAATTTTCACTTTGCCATATAAACactttaatttatcattaaaccTCATCTATACCTTtcatatcattttaatttagtaaatcgAGTATTCAATTCTCCTAATATGTTACTATTGCATAATATTAAAGTGTTTATATGGAAGGTATTTTCCATGTAAATCGGGGACTCAATTCTCCATGTAAATCCATATAAAAGGCAGTTTTTTACTTTACTAATTTTAGCTCCCAATCTCCCACCCTCGCACACCACCATTGTTGTCAAGACCCACAACAGACGACACCACCTATAATCACAAATTTGCAACCATGCAAGACCTAACATGGGAGGGGGAGAAATCTGACTGTGAGGGGGTTGTCTTGTCGATGTCGTCGGTGAAAGATTTAGTCCACTTGACGAGTCACCACTGTCGACACCAAAGCTCCACCCTTCAGTAATGCtcaattttgaggaaaaataggtAAGTAAATCATAAATCATGCCCTCATCCTTCGGTGGTTTCTCCGTTTATTTTCGAACGAGTCACAGgttgggttttttcttctttgtcttctttgatcttctcattgatggtttaaaattttagaataggTGTTTGATTTTGAAAGGGCAATctctgatttatttatttatttattttttatttttttatgaaaaattgaaaaatctctGTAACCTAACTAAGTTAACTCGGAAACTCAGACGAGTTAGCTGAGTCTAATCGATTCCTAGCTGAGTTTCTACATTATACTGTATCTTGTATCGGTCTCGTCACGGCAGGTGTCGAGGCG is a window from the Vitis riparia cultivar Riparia Gloire de Montpellier isolate 1030 chromosome 9, EGFV_Vit.rip_1.0, whole genome shotgun sequence genome containing:
- the LOC117922655 gene encoding shikimate O-hydroxycinnamoyltransferase-like; protein product: MGGGGKYFTVTVTRKELVAAEVPMQEHWLPLSNLDLLLPPIDVSVFFCYKKPHQNANGGDDFTFGSMAGVLRKALAQALVSYYAFAGEVVSNSVGEPELLCNNQGVDFTEAYADVKLHDLSLYNPDDSIEGKLVPKKQHGVLCVQVTELKCGGLVVGCTFDHRIADAYSANMFLVSWAEMALCKPLSVVPSFRRSLLNIRRPGSYDPSLDEMYVLISALPPPRAPQPGGADPFINRIYYVTAEQLSLLQTLASTSKGSSYKRTKLESFSAFLWKMVAASAVMENDNKKTCKMGIVVDGRRRLSSGDEDKSAVMASYFGNVLSIPFGEKMIDELKEKPLSWVADAVHEYLEGAVTKEHFLGLIDWVEAHRPEPALAKIYCSGSSDGPAFVVSSGQRFAVSKVDFGWGRPALGSYHFPWDGEAGYVMPMPSPARDGDWVVYLHLLKGQIELIETEAAHVFRPLTSEYLNLIS